In Phocoena phocoena chromosome 19, mPhoPho1.1, whole genome shotgun sequence, a genomic segment contains:
- the RSAD1 gene encoding radical S-adenosyl methionine domain-containing protein 1, mitochondrial, with amino-acid sequence MKLKLKKFSDLPKLRSSPHPCRRQRKDGRAAAVSAPVPSRWRCGPEPSRWRCGPEPSRRRSDTGRGHAAPFLPPGRPTRPTGRFALGLSRSRVLARAPGRPATAGGTALPGVRARGWVKAAKMAQRRRLAEDAGGRRGPTPGSQRAALYVHWPYCEKRCSYCNFNKYIPRGVDEAAMRRCLVTEAQTLLQLSGVQRVESVFFGGGTPSLASPHTVAAVLEAVAQATHLPADSEVTLEANPTSAPSSRLAAFRAAGVNRLSIGLQSLDDTELQLLGRTHSASDALQMLAEARRRFPGRVSVDLMLGLPAQHVGPWLGQLRKLLRHCDDHVSLYQLSLERGTALFTQVQQGSLPAPDPELAAEMYQEGRAVLREAGFRQYEVSNFARNGALSTHNWTYWQCGQYLGVGPGAHGRFIPQGAGSHTREARIQTLEPDNWMKEVMRFGHGTRRRVPLGELALLEEVLAMGLRTDVGITHQHWQQFEPQLTLWDLFVANREVQELLEQGRLLLDRRGLRCSWEGLAVLDSMLPTLLSRLQEAWQQRTPSPVPGG; translated from the exons ATGAAACTGAAACTCAAGaagttcagtgacttgcccaag CTGCGGAGCTCCCCGCACCCCTGCCGCCGCCAGAGAAAGGACGGCCGGGCGGCTGCGGTGAGCGCACCGGTGCCCAGCAGGTGGCGCTGCGGCCCGGAGCCCTCCCGGTGGCGCTGCGGCCCGGAGCCCTCTCGGCGGCGCTCCGACACAGGGCGCGGCCACGCAGCCCCTTTCCTTCCGCCGGGGCGGCCCACCCGGCCCACCGGACGCTTTGCCCTGGGTTTGTCTCGATCTCGGGTGCTGGCCCGCGCACCGGGCCGCCCCGCCACAGCGGGCGGCACGGCGCTCCCCGGTGTTCGGGCCCGCGGCTGGGTGAAGGCCGCCAAGATGGCCCAGAGGCGCCGCCTCGCGGAGGACGCGGGAGGACGCCGGGGTCCTACGCCCGGGAGCCAGCGCGCAGCACTTTACGTCCAC tggcCCTACTGCGAGAAGCGCTGCAGTTACTGCAACTTCAACAAGTACATCCCCCGCGGTGTGGACGAGGCTGCCATGAGACGCTGTCTGGTGACCGAGGCTCAGACGCTGCTGCAACTCAGTGGGGTGCAGCG AGTGGAGTCTGTGTTCTTTGGTGGGGGTACCCCCAGTCTGGCCAGCCCCCACACTGTGGCAGCTGTCCTGGAGGCAGTGGCCCAGGCAACTCACCTGCCTGCAGACTCTGAAGTCACATTGGAGGCCAACCCCACTTCGGCCCCAAGCTCCAGGCTGGCAGCATTCCGGGCAGCAGGAGTCAACAGGTTGTCCATTGGCCTCCAG TCCCTAGATGACACTGAGCTCCAGCTGCTGGGGAGGACACACTCGGCCAGTGATGCTCTGCAGATGCTGGCGGAGGCCCGGCGCCGCTTCCCGGGGCGTGTTTCTGTGGACCTGATGCTGGGGCTGCCGGCACAGCACGTGGGGCCTTGGCTTGGGCAGCTGCGGAAACTGCTGCGGCACTGTGATGACCATGTGTCGCTCTaccagctgtccctggagcggGGCACCGCCCTCTTCACCCAGGTGCAGCAGggctcccttcctgcccctgACCCCGAACTTGCCGCTGAGATGTACCAGGAGGGACGGGCAGTCCTTCGGGAGGCTGGCTTCCGCCAGTATGAGGTCTCCAACTTCGCCCGGAAT GGGGCGCTTAGTACCCACAACTGGACTTACTGGCAGTGCGGTCAGTACCTTGGCGTTGGACCTG GAGCCCATGGGCGATTTATACCCCAGGGGGCTGGGAGCCACACCCGAGAGGCTCGGATCCAGACCCTGGAGCCTGACAACTGGATGAAGGAGGTGATGCGGTTTGGTCACGGCACCCGGAGGCGCGTCCCCCTGGGCGAGCTGGCGCT tctgGAGGAAGTTTTGGCCATGGGACTACGCACAGACGTGGGGATCACTCACCAG CACTGGCAGCAGTTTGAGCCCCAGCTGACCTTGTGGGACCTGTTTGTAGCCAACAGGGAGGTGCAGGAGCTGCTGGAGCAGGGCCGCTTGCTGCTGGATCGCAG GGGTCTTCGGTGTTCCTGGGAGGGGCTGGCTGTGCTGGACTCCATGTTGCCAACCCTTCTGTCTCGGCTCCAAGAGGCCTGGCAGCAGAGAACTCCCTCCCCTGTGCCAGGAGGATAA